The window GCCAAAAAAGACACCATATGCCGGACGGGCAGCCTCACTCGAACTCGCCGTTCTCGATAGCCGCGCGGAGCACCCTACTGAGGGCGAGATAGTGGTCGGTATCCAGTTAGCTGTATCCGCGCCACCGGTTTCCGCACTCCTTACACTTGAAAAAGCGCGTCGGCGGTTCGTCGGCGGAGCCGGTCTGTTTGATGGTGTACCACGCTTCGCCGTGGCCGCATTCGTCACAGGTGACGTCGTCGGCGGTTGGCTTCCCCTCGAAGTCGGCATCCTCGGAGGATTCGATGACGTCGTCTTCCGACTGGGCTTCCGTCGAGACGAACTCCTCGGCTTTCGCCGTGTCCTTCGGCTCACGGGCGCCGCAGGACGAACAGACCATCTCGTCGTCCTCGGCGTGCATCATAGAGCCACATTCCTCGCAAAACTGCATGAGTGAGGCTATGGCGGCGGCGGGCAAAAGCCTGCGGACTACTCCTCGAGGACGTCCTCGGCCGTCCCGCGACGCTGTTTGACGACGGGACAGTTCCGAACCCGGAACCGGTCGGAGTCGACGAGTTCGACGATTTCGGTCCCCTCGTTCGTACAGGCCACCTCCGGCGGGTCCGCGAAGAACTCGCATTTCTGGCAGTAACTGCTCTTCCGGACGATGGCCTCGTTCTCGTCGGCGGCCGCCTCCGCGGCCAGCGCCGACTCTCCGGTACTAATTTCGGCTTCGCCCACCGTCTCGACGTCGGTATCGTCCGTCTCTCCGGTAATCTCCTCCCAGACGTCGTCCTCGTCGATTTCTTCGATATCGACCTCCTCGAAGGGGTCGTCGATATCCTCGGCCTCGACGTCGCCGAGGTCGTCGAAGGGGTCACCATCGAGAGCGGCGTCTTCATCGCGCGCTACGTCGGCGTCCGTGCTGGAATCGGTCTCCGTGTTATCGTCACTCATCGTCGGTCTCCAGGGCCGGCGTTTCGACGCCGGTCAGTTTCGCCGTGCCGATATCGAGGGTCCGGCCGAGCAGCGACCCCGGCGGTTCGATATCGCGGGCCTCGGTCCCGCAATGTGGACAGGCGGGTTCGGTGAGCAGGCTGATACGGACGGCCTCGCCACAGGCGGCACACCGAGCGTCGGTGACCCCATGCTTGTTCGCCTGCCGTTTGATGTGGTCGAGTTCCTCTTTCCGTTCGGATGTGCGCGCGTCGCTCCGTTTGCGGAGTGCGACGACGACCCGTGCCAGTCGGTCGAGCTTTGATTCGACGTCGGAAAGCCGGTCGTCGATGTCGTCGACGGCGTTGGTAGTCCCCGTGACGTCGGTCCCGACGTCTTCGAGGGTTTCCGTGAGGCCGTCGACGCGCTCGGAGAGACGCCGCAGTTCCGCATGGGAGTGGTCCTTCGGCGCCCGTTCCTTGACGGCATCACGGACCTGCAGAACCCGGCTGCGGATGTCCTCGATGTCCTCTTCCAGTTCGGTCTCCAGCGCCGCGACGCGAGCCTCCAGTTCGTCGACGTCGTCGCTCGATTCGGCTTCCTGCACGCGGCGGTCGATTTCTTCGAGAAGGCGTTCGTCCAGTTCACCGTCATCGACGACCCCCGAGACGCTCTCGTCGTTCAGGTCCGCCGCCGCTCGATAGGCGCTCAGCAGTTGTACGAGGACTTCCTCGCGGTCGACATCGAGGGCGGCCGCCCGCTCATCGAGCCATTCGTCGAGCGGCGTGGGCAGCGTCACGGCCAACTCGGACCCATCGGCCGACTCCGTAACCATTGCCCGCCTCTACTGGCGACGATAAGTTAAGGGTTCGGCCCTCTCGGCGCTCGAACCTACCGAATCTTCCGGACGTCGCTGATATCGAAGCCGGCGTCGCCGATCTCCGTCTCGAACCGGACGATGTTCTCGTCTTCGATTCGCGAGAGGACGCCACGGAACTGCTTGACGACCATCGTTCGGGCCCGGGAGGAACCGCCGCTTTCCCACTCGAACATGAGCGTGCCGTCCGCGGAGTCGACCAGTTGGCCGTGGCGAACCTCGTTGAGGGTCTCCTGAGTGACGTGTGCGAGAATGAGTCCGCCCCACTCGTAGGCGGCCCGCGAGAGACCCTTCAGGAGGACGGGGATATCGCCCCACGGGAGGTCGCTGGCGGCCGAACTGATGAGGTCGGCCAGCGAGTCGATGACGACGAGGTTGCCGGGCGCGTGTTCCGATAGCTGTTCGCCGAGGGCCTCGGGAACGCCCTTCCGGTCCTGGGTCTCGCCGAGTTCCGAGATGTTGGCCGTCCGCGCGGAGTACCACTCGCGAGGGACCGGGCTCAGCCGGAAGAACTCCGGCGAGAGGTCGTGGAACTCGACGTTCTCGATGGCCGAATCGATGATTTCCTCGTCCATCGCCCGCACCATCTCCCGGCGTACCTGCCGTTCCTCGGCGGTAAAGGAGACGTAGTGTACCTCGTCGGGGGGCGCGGCTTCGGGACTGATACCGCCGTAATAGAGGTCGAAGAGGTCCGGGTCCGTCTTCGCGAGCGCGTTCATGACTGCACTGGTGTACATGAATTCCCGGGCACCAGCGCCTGCTTCACCGGACAGAAGCACGACACTACCGGGCGGGGCGCCGCCGCCGATAGTCGTATCCAGACGCTGGATACCGAACGGGGTTCGATCCATGTGCCAACCTTCGAGGCCGGAACCTTAAATGGTTCAGCTGTTTTGCCGGGTTATTCGCGCGCCCTCGTTCCGCGGGGCGACGACCCGCACGTTGCCATCGACGCCGGCCTCGGTCAGTGCCTCCTCTGCGACCGACCGGGCGGTATCCGCCAGCGACGCGTCGGTCACGCCGTAGACGGCCGGTCCCCACGAGGACTGGCCGACGCCGCGGACCGACGGCCGGTCGGCCAGCGCGTCGATAAGGCGGCCAGCGGGCGGCCGGTAGACGCCGCCCTGCTCGTCGGCGTACCACGCGCCGTTGAGTCGACCAAGCGCGCCGACCGAATCGCCGAACGCCTCGAGGCGTCCCTCGGCGACGGCCGGCAGCAGGCGGCGCACCAAAAGCGTCGCCACGTCGTCGGCCACGGAGGGGTCGGCGTTCTCGACGACGGCGCGCATACTCTCGTCTTCGCTTTCGCCGCTGCGGCCCGGTTCCGCGTCGGGCAACACGAGGACGAACCGCCACGAATCGGGCAGGTCGTGGCGGGCGACGACGGCCGGAACCGCCCACTCGCCGCGCTCCGGTGGGGCCGTCGTAAAGCGCTCGGTCGGATGGCCGGCATCGACGACGAACCCGCCGGCCTCGAAGGTCGCAACGCCGACGCCGCTTCGGCCGCCGCGGCCCAACTGCGGCGCTCGTTCGCGGACGTTCGGTTCCCTGTCGTGGGCGGCGGCGACGACCGCGAGCGTCGCCAAGGCGAGTTGGGTGCCGCTGCCGAGGCCGACGTGTCGCGGCAGCGTCTCCTCGACGCGAACGTGAGCGCCGGTGACCTCCAGCAACTCACAGGCCCGTTCGGCGTATTCCGCGACGAGGCCGTCCGCACAGACCACCGACTCGGCGGGGTCGGCCTCCAGCACCACGCGTGGCTCGTCGAGCGTCGCCCCGACGCCGCCGTAGAGGCGTTCGTGGGCGAGCGAGAGGTTCTGGAACCCGAAATGGAGGCGAGCGCCGGCCTCGACGCGGGCGCACATGGTCGGCCCTTGGGTACTCTCTTAAAAGGGGGTTTCGACAGCGGCAGGGGTCGGTGCCCCTCAAAAACTCGGGGCGGACATGTTCGGTCACCCCCAGCAAATACTGACCAGTATGCGGGTCGTTAAGTCCGTCGACGGCAAGGGGTTCGTATGAGTCAACAGGACACGCCCGACCGCGAGCCGGGCGACTACGACAAACCAGAGGACCTCCGGAGCCGCGAGGTGACGGAGGGTGCCGAGCGCGCGCCGCACCGCGCCATGTTCCGCGCGATGGGCTTCGACGACGAGGACCTCGCTTCCCCGCTTGTCGGCATCGCCAACCCCGCCGCCGACATCACGCCGTGTAACGTCCACCTCGACGACGTCGCCCAGTCCGCCCTCGACGGCGTCGACGACGCCGGCGGTATGCCCATCGAGTTCGGCACCATCACCATCTCCGACGCCATCTCGATGGGGACTGAGGGAATGAAGGCCTCCCTCATCTCCCGGGAGGTCATCGCCGACTCCGTCGAACTGGTCTCCTTCGGCGAGCGCATGGACGCCCTCGTCACCGTCGCCGGCTGTGACAAGAACCTCCCCGGAATGATGATGGCCGCCATTCGGACGGACCTTCCCTCCGTGTTCCTCTACGGTGGCTCCATCCTCCCCGGCCAACACGAGGGCCGGGACGTCACCATCGTCAACGTCTTCGAGGGCGTCGGCGCCTACGCCGAAGGCGACATCTCCGGCGAGGAACTCGACGACCTCGAACGGCAGGCCTGTCCCGGTGCGGGCTCCTGCGGTGGGATGTACACCGCCAACACGATGGCCTCCATCTCGGAGGCGCTCGGCCTCGCACCGCTCGGGTCGGCCTCCGCGCCCGCCGAGTTCGACGAACGCTACGAAATCGCCGAGCGCGCCGGCGAACTCGTCCTCGAATGTATCCAGGAGGACCGCCGCCCCTCGGACATCCTCACCCGGAAATCCTTCGAGAACGCCATCGCGCTCCAGACGGCCATCGGTGGCTCCACGAACGCCGTCCTCCACCTGCTCGCGCTGGCCGCCGAGGCCGGCGTCGACCTCGATATCGAGGACTTCGACGAAATCTCGCGTCGGACGCCCAAAATCGCGGACCTCGCCCCCGGCGGGTCCCACGTCATGAGCGACCTCCACGAAATCGGCGGCGTCCCGGTCGTCATCCGCCGACTGATGGAGGCGGGTCTCTTCCACGGCGACCAGATGACCGTCACCGGCCGCACCATCGAGGAGGAACTCGAACTGCTGGAGGATACCGGCGCGCTTCCCGACGACGAGGACATCGACGCCGAGTTCCTCTACACCATCGACGAACCGAAGTTCCCCGAAGGTGCCATCAAAATCCTCAAGGGCAACCTCGCCCCCGAGGGCGCCGTCCTCAAGGCGACCGGTCAGGACGAATTCTACCACGAGGGCCCCGCCCGAATCTTCGAAAACGAGGAGAAGGCCATGAAGTACGTTCAGGAGGGCCACATCGAATCGGGCGACGTCATCATCATCCGCAACGAGGGCCCGCAGGGCGGCCCCGGCATGCGCGAGATGCTCGGCGTCACCGCCGCCGTCGTCGGCGCTGGCCACGAGGACGACGTCGCGCTCCTGACTGACGGCCGCTTCTCCGGCGGTACCCGTGGCCCGATGATCGGCCACGTCGCCCCCGAGGCCTACGTCGGTGGTCCCATCGCTGCACTCGAAGACGGCGACCACATCACCGTCGACATCCCCGAACGGACCATCTCGGTCGACCTGACCGACGAGGAACTCGAAACGCGCCTCGAAGATTGGGAACCGCCCGAACCCAACTACACGAACGGCGTCCTCGCGAAGTACGGTCAGACGTTCGGATCGGCCGCCAACGGTGCGGTCACGAACCCCGGCGTCAAGCGCGACGACTGAATCGAGAGTCCCGGAACGTCTTTTATAGGTTAGACGGTGCGGCGGTGAACGAGCTATCGCTTATTAGGAGGTATATAAAAGAAAGCATCCGCCGAGGGGCCTTCAAAGAAGGCCCCCGAGGCGGTTCGCGGCGCCGACCGCAGGGAGGCGCCGTAGCGCGCACGGACTGGAGCGCGGCCGTCAGGCCGCGCGGAAGGAGTACGCGCGCATATTTTCACCACGTTTTTGCCGCGGAGGCGGGTTCGGCGCGCAACGCGCCGAACCGCCGGAGCGTGCAAAAAGTGGCTTAGAATGTGGGAAGGTTCTCCAACTCGTCGGTGTGCTCCTCGGCGCCGTCGAAGGCGTCACGGGCGATGACGCGCTGGTGGACCTCGTCGGCCCCGTCGACGATACGGAAGGCGCGGACGCCCTCGTAGAAGTCCGCCAGCGGGAGGTCCCGGGAGATGCCGGAGCCGCCGGTACACTGGATGGCGAGGTCGATGGCTTCCTGACAGACGTTGGCGGTGAAGACTTTGGACATGGAGACGGGCACGCGCGCCTGCTCGCCGCGAGCGATTTCCTCGGCAGCGTGGCGGACCATCGTCCGCGCGGCGTGGAGTTCGGTCTCCTTGTCCGCGATGTCGTAGCGGAGCGACTGCTTCTGGGCGAGGTCGGTACCGAAGGCCTCCCGTTCCTTCATGTACGCCTTCGCGATGGTGAGCGCGCGGCGTGCCATCCCCGAGAAGCGCATACAGTGGGTCAGTCGGGCGGGACCGAGACGCTGCTGGGCGATGGCGAAGCCGGTGTTCTCCTGGCCGAGGAGGTTCTCTTCGGGCACGCGCACGTCGTTGAACCGGAACTCTGCGTGGCCGTGGCCGTCGAGGTCCGGGCCGAGGTGGGGGATGTCCCGAACCATCTCGACGCCGTCGGCGTCGGTGGGGACGAGGATGATGGAAGCGCCCTTGTAGGGGTGGACGTCCTGGTCGGTGACGGCCATCAGGAGGATGACGTCGGCGTGGGATCCCTGTGTGGTCCACCACTTGTGGCCGTTGATGACGTATTCGTCGCCCTCCTTCCGGGCGGTCGTTTTGAGCATCTTGGGGTCCGAACCGGCACCGTCTCGGGGTTCGGTCATGCCGAAGGCCGACCGGATTTCGCCTTCGACGAGCGGTTCGAGCCATTCCTCTTTCTGTTCCTCGGTGCCGACGAGTTCGAGGGTGTGCATGTTCCCCTCGTCGGGTGCGTCGACGCGCATCGCGGCGGCGCCGAGAAGCGAACGGCCGGCCTCCTCGAAGAGGGGCAGGACATCACTGAGGTCCATGCCCATGCCGCCGTGTGCCTCGTCTATTTGCGGGCAATAGACGTTCCGTTCGCGGGCCTCCTCGCGGAGTTCTTCGATGACGTCCTCACCGACCGGGCCGTCGCCGAGATGTTCG of the Natronomonas halophila genome contains:
- a CDS encoding beta-ribofuranosylaminobenzene 5'-phosphate synthase family protein: MCARVEAGARLHFGFQNLSLAHERLYGGVGATLDEPRVVLEADPAESVVCADGLVAEYAERACELLEVTGAHVRVEETLPRHVGLGSGTQLALATLAVVAAAHDREPNVRERAPQLGRGGRSGVGVATFEAGGFVVDAGHPTERFTTAPPERGEWAVPAVVARHDLPDSWRFVLVLPDAEPGRSGESEDESMRAVVENADPSVADDVATLLVRRLLPAVAEGRLEAFGDSVGALGRLNGAWYADEQGGVYRPPAGRLIDALADRPSVRGVGQSSWGPAVYGVTDASLADTARSVAEEALTEAGVDGNVRVVAPRNEGARITRQNS
- a CDS encoding acyl-CoA dehydrogenase family protein translates to MEYHDSEQATELAARAREFVDDVVIPTEREHLGDGPVGEDVIEELREEARERNVYCPQIDEAHGGMGMDLSDVLPLFEEAGRSLLGAAAMRVDAPDEGNMHTLELVGTEEQKEEWLEPLVEGEIRSAFGMTEPRDGAGSDPKMLKTTARKEGDEYVINGHKWWTTQGSHADVILLMAVTDQDVHPYKGASIILVPTDADGVEMVRDIPHLGPDLDGHGHAEFRFNDVRVPEENLLGQENTGFAIAQQRLGPARLTHCMRFSGMARRALTIAKAYMKEREAFGTDLAQKQSLRYDIADKETELHAARTMVRHAAEEIARGEQARVPVSMSKVFTANVCQEAIDLAIQCTGGSGISRDLPLADFYEGVRAFRIVDGADEVHQRVIARDAFDGAEEHTDELENLPTF
- a CDS encoding transcription factor S, with translation MQFCEECGSMMHAEDDEMVCSSCGAREPKDTAKAEEFVSTEAQSEDDVIESSEDADFEGKPTADDVTCDECGHGEAWYTIKQTGSADEPPTRFFKCKECGNRWRGYS
- a CDS encoding zinc ribbon domain-containing protein, with translation MVTESADGSELAVTLPTPLDEWLDERAAALDVDREEVLVQLLSAYRAAADLNDESVSGVVDDGELDERLLEEIDRRVQEAESSDDVDELEARVAALETELEEDIEDIRSRVLQVRDAVKERAPKDHSHAELRRLSERVDGLTETLEDVGTDVTGTTNAVDDIDDRLSDVESKLDRLARVVVALRKRSDARTSERKEELDHIKRQANKHGVTDARCAACGEAVRISLLTEPACPHCGTEARDIEPPGSLLGRTLDIGTAKLTGVETPALETDDE
- the ilvD gene encoding dihydroxy-acid dehydratase; amino-acid sequence: MSQQDTPDREPGDYDKPEDLRSREVTEGAERAPHRAMFRAMGFDDEDLASPLVGIANPAADITPCNVHLDDVAQSALDGVDDAGGMPIEFGTITISDAISMGTEGMKASLISREVIADSVELVSFGERMDALVTVAGCDKNLPGMMMAAIRTDLPSVFLYGGSILPGQHEGRDVTIVNVFEGVGAYAEGDISGEELDDLERQACPGAGSCGGMYTANTMASISEALGLAPLGSASAPAEFDERYEIAERAGELVLECIQEDRRPSDILTRKSFENAIALQTAIGGSTNAVLHLLALAAEAGVDLDIEDFDEISRRTPKIADLAPGGSHVMSDLHEIGGVPVVIRRLMEAGLFHGDQMTVTGRTIEEELELLEDTGALPDDEDIDAEFLYTIDEPKFPEGAIKILKGNLAPEGAVLKATGQDEFYHEGPARIFENEEKAMKYVQEGHIESGDVIIIRNEGPQGGPGMREMLGVTAAVVGAGHEDDVALLTDGRFSGGTRGPMIGHVAPEAYVGGPIAALEDGDHITVDIPERTISVDLTDEELETRLEDWEPPEPNYTNGVLAKYGQTFGSAANGAVTNPGVKRDD
- a CDS encoding RAD55 family ATPase, whose product is MDRTPFGIQRLDTTIGGGAPPGSVVLLSGEAGAGAREFMYTSAVMNALAKTDPDLFDLYYGGISPEAAPPDEVHYVSFTAEERQVRREMVRAMDEEIIDSAIENVEFHDLSPEFFRLSPVPREWYSARTANISELGETQDRKGVPEALGEQLSEHAPGNLVVIDSLADLISSAASDLPWGDIPVLLKGLSRAAYEWGGLILAHVTQETLNEVRHGQLVDSADGTLMFEWESGGSSRARTMVVKQFRGVLSRIEDENIVRFETEIGDAGFDISDVRKIR